The Streptomyces sp. NL15-2K genome contains a region encoding:
- a CDS encoding nitrate- and nitrite sensing domain-containing protein, whose amino-acid sequence MSPRTRARRRRLGSIRLSLILLALVPSVTLAAMWGVTTTQMFSEGLRLRSQTELSKSTGAMGTDATLALQRERGLSAAWLASVPGSRAALDRARKETDEAVAKLASRSDAIQKAPDRIADRLYSVVASVSSLEYYRGQVDDPTDISAEQALDQYTSIIDDQIHAFQELSQVDDGDLTSQAGPLIALEHAAELVAQEDTHLTLAWPSGQLDEKAWTEFAELVSTRRWVIEDQVVPSLRGSVKTQTERILQGKDWQTLQSIEDQVIAARSVGTAGRVTLPDARRQWTAALDKVSAQYSALIEQQTSALLTRSADEADGLLVKAASLSAGGLVALLLCVGMSWRITRSLSRRLRGLREATLGLARERLPDVVTRLDRGEKVDVDLAAPELDYGSDELGQVAQAFNTAQRTAVVTAVELADTRRGFQKVILGIARQSQNLVNLQLSQLDALEREHQDPNVLQGLYQLDSTASQLRRYEENLVIISGEQPRRSWTEPVALIDILRSAVGEVAEYQRVEVHTDEEVCLAPPAVADVIHLLAELIDNATSYSPASSPVGVRAGMVAKGLAVEVEDRGLGMSEEDYASFNAQLAESPKFDVVALADDLRLGMFVISRLAKRHGIAVTLRSSPYGGTTAIVLIPHDIVVPEGPGTDPADPKGTEDKQNKQNKRDGQDKQGEQDTKDSEPTRMSRPLPAPVSASAPALVPRSDGLAPLPRRVPQTSLAVELLDESSPAAEDDTDDCDDFTAERAASSLAGFQRGTFRARDDDEPTPDDQQKPYDEQAPSDRQTPSGRQAPYDEQAPSGRAPYDEQAPSGRQAPEDEQAPHDQHVPYDKHAPHDADRPAAPDVPTPAPAATTSAPHTDRS is encoded by the coding sequence GTCCCGAGCGTCACCCTCGCCGCCATGTGGGGTGTGACGACGACGCAGATGTTCTCGGAGGGGCTCCGGCTCCGGTCGCAGACGGAGCTGAGCAAGTCGACCGGCGCCATGGGCACCGACGCCACGCTCGCGCTGCAACGGGAACGCGGGCTGTCGGCGGCCTGGCTGGCCTCGGTGCCCGGCTCCCGGGCCGCCCTGGACCGGGCGCGCAAGGAGACGGACGAGGCGGTCGCGAAACTCGCGAGCCGTTCCGACGCGATCCAGAAGGCCCCCGACCGGATCGCGGACCGCCTGTACTCGGTCGTCGCGTCGGTGAGCAGCCTGGAGTACTACAGGGGTCAAGTGGACGACCCCACCGACATCAGCGCCGAGCAGGCGCTGGACCAGTACACCTCGATCATCGACGACCAGATCCACGCCTTCCAGGAGCTCTCCCAGGTCGACGACGGCGACCTCACCTCGCAGGCCGGTCCGCTGATCGCACTGGAGCACGCGGCGGAGCTGGTCGCCCAGGAGGACACGCACCTCACCCTGGCCTGGCCGTCCGGGCAGCTCGACGAGAAGGCCTGGACCGAGTTCGCCGAGCTGGTGAGCACGCGCCGCTGGGTCATCGAGGACCAGGTCGTCCCCTCGCTGCGCGGCAGCGTGAAGACGCAGACCGAGCGGATCCTGCAGGGCAAGGACTGGCAGACCCTGCAGAGCATCGAGGACCAGGTGATCGCGGCCCGGTCGGTCGGCACCGCGGGACGGGTCACCCTGCCTGACGCGCGAAGGCAGTGGACCGCCGCGCTGGACAAGGTCTCCGCCCAGTACTCGGCCCTGATCGAGCAGCAGACGTCGGCGCTGCTCACGCGCAGCGCCGACGAGGCCGACGGGCTGCTGGTGAAGGCCGCCTCCCTGAGCGCCGGCGGACTGGTCGCCCTGCTGCTGTGCGTCGGTATGTCCTGGCGGATCACCCGCTCCCTGTCCCGGCGGCTGCGCGGCCTCAGGGAAGCCACCCTCGGTCTGGCCCGGGAGCGGTTGCCCGACGTGGTGACCCGGCTGGACCGGGGCGAGAAGGTCGACGTGGACCTGGCGGCGCCCGAACTGGACTACGGCTCCGACGAACTCGGGCAGGTGGCGCAGGCGTTCAACACCGCGCAGCGCACGGCGGTGGTGACCGCCGTGGAACTCGCCGACACCCGGCGCGGCTTCCAGAAGGTGATCCTGGGCATCGCCCGGCAGAGCCAGAACCTGGTCAACCTCCAGCTCAGCCAGCTGGACGCGCTGGAGCGCGAGCACCAGGACCCGAACGTCCTCCAGGGCCTGTACCAACTGGACTCCACGGCGAGCCAGTTGCGCCGCTACGAGGAGAACCTCGTCATCATCAGCGGCGAGCAGCCGCGGCGCAGCTGGACCGAGCCGGTCGCGCTGATCGACATCCTGCGCAGCGCGGTCGGCGAGGTCGCCGAGTACCAGCGGGTGGAGGTGCACACCGACGAGGAGGTGTGCCTCGCCCCGCCCGCGGTGGCCGACGTGATCCACCTGCTGGCCGAACTCATCGACAACGCCACCTCGTACTCCCCCGCGTCCAGCCCCGTCGGGGTGCGGGCGGGGATGGTGGCCAAGGGTCTGGCCGTCGAGGTCGAGGACCGGGGTCTCGGCATGTCCGAGGAGGACTACGCCTCGTTCAACGCCCAGTTGGCCGAGTCGCCGAAGTTCGACGTGGTGGCGCTCGCCGACGACCTGCGGCTCGGCATGTTCGTGATCTCACGGCTCGCCAAACGGCACGGCATCGCCGTCACCCTGCGCTCCTCGCCGTACGGCGGAACGACGGCGATCGTGCTGATCCCGCACGACATAGTGGTGCCCGAGGGCCCCGGCACCGACCCGGCGGACCCGAAGGGCACGGAGGACAAGCAGAACAAGCAGAACAAGCGGGACGGGCAGGACAAGCAGGGGGAGCAGGACACGAAGGACTCCGAACCCACCCGGATGTCGCGGCCCCTGCCCGCCCCGGTCTCCGCCTCTGCCCCCGCTCTCGTCCCCCGTTCCGACGGGCTGGCCCCGCTGCCCCGCCGGGTGCCGCAGACCAGCCTGGCGGTCGAACTGCTCGATGAGTCGTCGCCGGCCGCCGAGGACGACACCGACGACTGCGACGACTTCACCGCGGAACGCGCCGCCTCCTCGCTCGCCGGCTTCCAGCGTGGAACGTTCCGGGCACGGGACGACGACGAGCCGACGCCGGACGACCAGCAGAAGCCGTACGACGAACAGGCACCGTCCGACAGACAGACACCGTCCGGCAGACAGGCCCCGTACGACGAACAGGCACCGTCCGGCAGGGCCCCGTACGACGAACAGGCACCGTCCGGCAGACAGGCACCGGAAGACGAGCAAGCGCCGCACGACCAGCACGTGCCCTACGACAAGCACGCGCCACACGACGCAGACAGACCGGCCGCACCGGACGTCCCCACCCCGGCCCCGGCCGCCACCACCTCGGCTCCCCACACCGACCGCTCATGA
- a CDS encoding roadblock/LC7 domain-containing protein: MTRATPATHTQLDQLLTGLVDRVADVNQAVVLSEDGLVVSKSTGFLRDDAERLAATASGLMSLSKGVSMDFRGGPVRQALIEMAKSYLILTSAGPGAHLVVLTGPNADVGVVAYQMNMLVKKIGEHLSAAPRPGVGPMPASGE, encoded by the coding sequence ATGACACGCGCCACTCCCGCCACGCACACCCAGCTCGACCAGCTGCTCACCGGACTCGTGGATCGGGTCGCCGACGTGAACCAAGCCGTCGTGCTCTCCGAGGACGGACTGGTCGTCAGCAAGTCCACGGGCTTCCTGCGCGACGACGCCGAGCGGCTGGCGGCGACCGCCTCCGGACTGATGAGCCTCAGCAAGGGCGTCAGCATGGACTTCCGGGGCGGCCCGGTGCGCCAGGCGCTCATCGAGATGGCCAAGAGTTATCTGATCCTGACCTCCGCCGGGCCCGGCGCCCACCTCGTCGTGCTGACCGGACCGAACGCGGACGTCGGCGTGGTGGCGTACCAGATGAACATGCTGGTGAAGAAGATCGGCGAGCACCTCAGCGCGGCACCACGGCCGGGCGTGGGCCCCATGCCCGCCTCCGGCGAGTGA
- a CDS encoding ATP/GTP-binding protein, whose protein sequence is MAGCDSATREKPEAPDTVKILIAGGFGVGKTTMVGSVSEIVPLRTEEPLTVAGLDVDDLAGIEDKRATTVALDFGRITISEQLVLYLFGTPGQQRFWFMWNDLAVGALGAVVLIDVRRPQASFAAVDFFERRGIPFVVGVNGFFGKHPYPPEEIRESLALPEHVPVLLCDARERGSCRDVLIALIDQLIAAAIQE, encoded by the coding sequence TTGGCCGGCTGTGACTCCGCCACCCGGGAGAAGCCCGAGGCGCCCGACACCGTCAAGATCCTGATCGCCGGGGGCTTCGGCGTCGGCAAGACCACGATGGTCGGGTCGGTGAGCGAGATCGTCCCGCTGCGCACCGAGGAACCGCTGACCGTCGCCGGTCTGGACGTCGACGACCTCGCCGGCATCGAGGACAAGCGGGCCACGACCGTGGCCCTGGACTTCGGCCGGATCACGATCAGCGAGCAGTTGGTGCTGTACCTGTTCGGTACGCCCGGCCAGCAGCGGTTCTGGTTCATGTGGAACGACCTGGCCGTCGGCGCGCTGGGCGCCGTCGTCCTCATCGACGTCCGCAGACCTCAGGCGAGCTTCGCCGCCGTGGACTTCTTCGAGCGGCGGGGCATCCCGTTCGTGGTCGGTGTCAACGGCTTCTTCGGGAAGCATCCGTATCCGCCCGAGGAGATCCGGGAGTCCCTGGCGCTGCCGGAGCACGTCCCGGTGCTGTTGTGCGACGCGCGGGAGCGCGGGTCGTGCCGTGACGTACTCATCGCGTTGATCGACCAGTTGATCGCCGCGGCGATCCAGGAGTAG
- a CDS encoding DUF742 domain-containing protein, giving the protein MSGSDAAGRLVRPFALTGGRTRPSRADFTLITTVTAVDPPPERAPRPQPEQARILRRCARPVAVAELAALLDLPVSVVVIMLCDLLEAGLITAHPPHPVTRTTPDLELLQKVRDGLGRL; this is encoded by the coding sequence GTGAGCGGAAGCGACGCGGCGGGCCGTCTGGTACGGCCCTTCGCCCTGACCGGCGGACGCACTCGCCCCAGCCGCGCCGACTTCACCCTCATCACGACGGTGACCGCGGTGGATCCGCCGCCGGAGCGGGCCCCCAGGCCGCAGCCCGAGCAGGCACGGATCCTGCGCCGGTGTGCCCGGCCGGTTGCCGTGGCGGAGCTCGCCGCCCTGCTCGACCTGCCGGTGAGCGTGGTCGTGATCATGCTCTGCGATCTGCTGGAGGCCGGTCTGATCACCGCCCACCCGCCGCATCCGGTCACTCGCACCACCCCGGACCTGGAACTTCTGCAGAAAGTGAGGGACGGCCTTGGCCGGCTGTGA
- a CDS encoding M81 family metallopeptidase → MSPSRPVIAVAGLGIESSTFSPARTEAAAFHPQRGADVLTRYPFLAPGQPLREAADWRGALVGKALPGGTVTAAAYAELTAELLDRLRRSGPLDGLWYDIHGAMTVEGLDDAEAELLHRIREVVGPDVVVSTSMDLHGNVSRDLVHRTDLITCYRMAPHEDAMDTKERAARNLVDLLTSGAPRPVKAWIPVPVLLAGEQTSTRIEPAKSVYAAVDEVEAANGVTDAAIWVGYAWADEPRNRAAVVVTGPSSAAVTAGAERLARGFWDARHDFAFVAPTGTLDECLDAALASAARPYFISDTGDNPTAGGAGDVTWGLEQVLTRPEFKDPSGPTVVYASLPGPAAVDTAVRAGRGATVTVTAGAEVDDRHAGPLTLTGTVHAIRHGDRDAEVEVVLRVGSVHVILTRLRKPYHHEHDFTDLELSPRTADVVIVKIGYLEPELFAMAADWKMALTPGGVDQELTRLGHHRVRRPLFPFDPEMPEPDLTARIVPPSNDPLTVLDA, encoded by the coding sequence ATGTCGCCCTCCCGTCCCGTGATCGCCGTCGCCGGACTCGGCATCGAGTCGTCGACCTTCTCCCCGGCCCGCACCGAGGCCGCCGCCTTCCACCCCCAGCGCGGCGCGGACGTCCTGACGCGCTATCCCTTCCTCGCCCCGGGACAGCCCTTGCGCGAAGCCGCCGACTGGCGCGGCGCCCTCGTCGGCAAGGCGCTGCCCGGCGGCACGGTCACGGCCGCCGCGTACGCCGAACTGACCGCCGAGCTCCTCGACCGGCTACGGCGGTCGGGGCCCCTCGACGGCCTCTGGTACGACATCCACGGCGCGATGACCGTCGAGGGGCTGGACGACGCCGAGGCCGAACTCCTGCACCGCATCCGCGAGGTGGTCGGCCCGGACGTCGTCGTCTCGACCTCCATGGACCTGCACGGCAACGTCTCCCGCGACCTCGTCCACCGCACCGACCTGATCACCTGCTACCGCATGGCCCCGCACGAGGACGCCATGGACACCAAGGAACGCGCCGCCCGCAACCTCGTGGACCTGCTGACGAGCGGCGCTCCCCGCCCGGTCAAGGCCTGGATCCCGGTGCCCGTGCTGCTGGCCGGCGAGCAGACCTCCACCCGTATCGAACCCGCGAAGAGCGTGTACGCGGCCGTCGACGAGGTGGAGGCGGCGAACGGGGTGACGGACGCGGCGATCTGGGTCGGCTACGCCTGGGCGGACGAACCGCGCAACCGGGCGGCGGTCGTCGTCACGGGCCCCTCTTCGGCGGCCGTCACCGCCGGTGCCGAGCGCCTGGCCCGCGGCTTCTGGGACGCCCGGCACGACTTCGCGTTCGTCGCGCCGACGGGCACGCTGGACGAGTGCCTCGACGCGGCGCTCGCCTCCGCGGCCAGGCCGTACTTCATCAGCGACACCGGCGACAACCCGACCGCCGGCGGAGCCGGAGACGTCACCTGGGGACTCGAACAGGTCCTCACCCGACCGGAGTTCAAGGACCCGTCCGGCCCTACGGTCGTCTACGCCTCGCTTCCGGGCCCGGCCGCCGTCGACACGGCCGTGCGGGCAGGCCGCGGCGCGACCGTCACCGTCACCGCGGGCGCGGAGGTCGACGACCGGCACGCGGGCCCGCTCACCCTGACCGGCACGGTCCACGCGATCCGGCACGGCGACCGGGATGCGGAGGTCGAGGTGGTGCTGCGGGTGGGGAGCGTGCACGTGATCCTCACCCGGCTGCGCAAGCCGTACCACCACGAACACGACTTCACCGACCTGGAGTTGAGCCCCCGCACGGCCGACGTCGTGATCGTCAAGATCGGCTATCTGGAGCCCGAGCTGTTCGCCATGGCCGCCGACTGGAAGATGGCGCTCACCCCGGGCGGCGTCGACCAGGAACTGACCCGCCTCGGCCACCACCGCGTCCGCCGGCCCCTGTTCCCGTTCGACCCGGAGATGCCCGAGCCGGACCTCACGGCCCGGATCGTGCCGCCTTCGAACGATCCGCTCACCGTGCTTGACGCATAG
- a CDS encoding ROK family transcriptional regulator, which yields MTEVTSSMPEKSASLTRRVLELLASGQASTRTELAALLGAAPSTVSFAVSKLLDYGLVAEEGTLSSTGGRPRKVLRLGGSDGYAVAAELGGRHAHVGVVHPGGGLTDVSSVPFATADGPEAALPGLAETLEGLADGHGRELLRGVGLCLPGPVDVESGLVTLPARMPGWNRFPVRDWLQDRFGVPVAIENDANCMAVGEHSVRPAEQRQAIMVKAGSGIGAGVIADGRLYRGGTGAAGEITHVRVEAAHDTPCSCGNTGCLETVASGAALVRILRERGLDVTSTEDVVRLAIDADPEATRAVRQAGRYLGQVLAANVNFFNPDAVYLGGILSTLEPFVAAVRSQLYEGCHPLVTQQLVIERAGLGADAGLVGAGQFALQRALARALHAVTGTHHP from the coding sequence ATGACGGAAGTAACTTCGTCCATGCCTGAAAAAAGTGCCTCGCTCACCCGGCGCGTCCTCGAACTCCTCGCCTCCGGGCAGGCGTCGACGCGCACGGAGCTCGCAGCCCTGCTCGGCGCCGCGCCGTCGACGGTCTCGTTCGCGGTGAGCAAGCTGCTGGACTACGGGCTGGTCGCCGAGGAGGGCACGCTGTCCTCCACCGGCGGACGCCCGCGCAAGGTGCTGCGGCTCGGCGGCAGCGACGGATACGCCGTGGCGGCCGAACTCGGCGGCAGACACGCCCACGTGGGAGTCGTCCACCCCGGCGGCGGCCTCACCGACGTCTCCAGCGTGCCCTTCGCCACGGCCGACGGTCCCGAGGCAGCGCTGCCCGGCCTGGCCGAGACCCTCGAAGGCCTCGCCGACGGTCACGGGCGGGAGTTGCTGCGGGGCGTCGGCCTGTGCCTGCCGGGGCCGGTCGACGTCGAATCGGGCCTCGTGACGCTGCCCGCGCGCATGCCCGGCTGGAACAGGTTCCCCGTACGGGACTGGCTTCAGGACCGCTTCGGAGTTCCGGTGGCCATCGAGAACGACGCCAACTGCATGGCCGTCGGCGAGCACAGCGTCCGGCCCGCCGAGCAGCGCCAGGCCATCATGGTCAAGGCCGGGTCCGGGATCGGCGCGGGCGTCATCGCCGACGGGCGGCTGTACCGGGGCGGCACCGGCGCCGCCGGCGAGATCACCCACGTCCGCGTCGAGGCCGCCCACGACACGCCCTGCTCCTGCGGCAACACCGGCTGCCTGGAGACCGTCGCCTCCGGCGCCGCCCTCGTCCGCATCCTGCGCGAGCGCGGCCTCGACGTGACGTCCACCGAGGACGTCGTACGGCTCGCCATCGACGCCGACCCCGAGGCGACCCGCGCGGTCCGCCAGGCCGGCCGCTACCTCGGCCAGGTACTCGCCGCGAACGTCAACTTCTTCAACCCCGACGCCGTGTACCTCGGCGGCATCCTCTCCACGCTGGAGCCGTTCGTCGCGGCCGTCCGCAGCCAGTTGTACGAGGGCTGCCACCCGCTCGTCACCCAGCAACTGGTCATCGAGCGGGCCGGCCTCGGCGCCGACGCCGGTCTGGTCGGCGCGGGCCAGTTCGCGTTGCAGCGGGCGCTGGCGCGGGCGCTGCACGCGGTGACCGGCACCCACCACCCCTGA